A single Triticum dicoccoides isolate Atlit2015 ecotype Zavitan chromosome 2A, WEW_v2.0, whole genome shotgun sequence DNA region contains:
- the LOC119358727 gene encoding defensin Tk-AMP-D1.1-like, with protein MASSHKFFPAVLLLLLVVTMEVAPAYAEEARVCETDSTRFKGICMVGTNCANICLTEGFTSGKCSGLKRKCICTKPC; from the exons ATGGCGTCATCACACAAGTTCTTCCCGGCCGTCCTCCTCCTGCTGCTGGTTGTCACCATGG AGGTGGCGCCGGCGTACGCGGAGGAGGCGAGGGTGTGCGAGACGGATAGCACTCGGTTCAAGGGGATATGCATGGTTGGCACAAACTGTGCCAACATTTGCCTTACCGAGGGCTTCACCAGCGGCAAGTGCTCCGGCTTGAAGAGGAAGTGCATTTGCACCAAACCATGCTAG